In the genome of Mastomys coucha isolate ucsf_1 unplaced genomic scaffold, UCSF_Mcou_1 pScaffold21, whole genome shotgun sequence, the window CTGGCTTCTCCTCCTGAAGTACTGAGATCAGGTCCCAGTGCTCTTCTGGTGGCTCAGTAAATAATTTTTGCAATGCATGCATTAGGCACCTTTGCTAAAGATTATGTGAAAATAACATGGGCGTATTTCTTCGTTCTTCAGTTTTATGTTACAAGTAAAAAAAGGGGCAAATTGCACTGTGATTTGTGCAATCACAGATCTAGCTAGCGGATTTGTGAGACATTTTCATTAGGGTTGTACTTCAGAATACAGCAACTCATGTAGTAATGAGTAACTTAAATGAATATACCATAATTTACTTAACAAATCTTGATCTATCTTCATTATTCTCGTGTCACAACCCTACCCTCCCTCCTTCTTAAGGCCTCACCATTATTTTGCCAAACCCTTGATTTATGTTTATCTGCAAACTTTGCCATCAATTACACATTAAATCCACTGTCTGTGTTGTTTGCATTGTGCACTCAGGAGACTCACAGCCTGCCTTTGAAAATGAGAATTCATGGCAATGAAACTGTTCTGTTCCTTGACTTTGCCCTTTAAATTCTAGCTTTGTAACATTCTGTCCAATTTTATTCTGCTGCCTAATTATCCTAAACTCAGTCAATAAAAACTACTTTAATATGAGTTTCTTTAATCCTAGAGATACCCAACAAAGTATTCCCAAAGATCTCCCAGTCCTACTTAGTCACAAATTCTAATGGACACAGACAATTCTGAGAATCATAATAACAGGTAAATATCTTTCACTTGATATTAACTCTCACTAGCAGTTCATATCAAAGAGAAAAAATGCTAAATGCATTTGCCACATTTGGTGCTAAGCTACTTAAAGTTAAGTGAAAACTAAGTAAGAAAAGCCAAAAGTAAAATTCTCatctttttataagaaaataaaataaatacatatctgAAGTCAAAGAGATACATATATAGGAATAACAAAACACTTTTACTAATACATGCAAAAATTATAAGACTGGCAAAGGCTTTCTGAAAAGAAATTGTAAGGTTGTAGCTTAGCAACATTTCTAATTACTCTGTAATCTGTATATAGGAAATGCAATTAATCACTGGAGTTCCAATAAAGCAGTTTTATATGCAGAACTTCTCACTAGTGCATCATTAACTATTAAAACTATATGGAAATGGAAttatattaatgaaatatatCTCCAAATTATAGTTACTATGAATAGTGAAGAAAATCAGGCAATGACACTTTCATATCATATGAAGTCATAGAATACTCATGTTTAAATAATTCAATTATGCATTTCTGtagaaaaatatatcttttcacAACTTAGTAGtgaattaaaagtgaaaattcaCAGAAAGTGATTGGAGGAATATCAAGTGATCATACTACACAtctattgttacaatattttgtCTCAGTTTTAGTTTTCTTGATTGAAGTAAGTGATCTGAAGTCCACCACAGGGCATTACTTTTCACAGAGGTACCAAAGCACAGTACTTCAATGACTGatctcttcatcttcatctttagTGACTTGTGTTATAAGACTGAATTCAGAGGTACCATGGCTATAAGAGAGgccaaacaagcagctgactgagacagatgtagatacttacacccaaccaatggactgaagttgggaacctctgtggttgaattaaggaaaggctggaagaagttgaggaagaaggtgaccccataggaagaccagcagtctcaactaacctagaccccctaggtgggaggtgaggaggtggaggagTAGGGAGTTGGGAGTCAGGAATGGGGGTAAGGGGTGGAatatggggacatcctcttggagacagggggaggaggaatgggatgagaaactgtcagagggcagaccaggagggggataacaactggactgtaaaaaaataaataaataaaagacattttattttataatttattaaataatattttttaaaagaaaaacaaaaaatgaagttaCAGTGAGGATATTCATAAAAGACTgaaatccttttcttttattgaagatatttttcatataatatatcctgattattaTTTCCCATCTCTTTACTTCTCTCACTCCCTACCTtctctcccatccagatccaaTTCCTTTCAGTCTGTCAAATAAGTTtttaagagataataataaaatgaaaggtaagatgaaacaaaagcattcaaatgggaaaaaacaacaaccagaagggaaagagtccaagagaagtcacaagaaagaaaaacccacttATTCACTCATAAatgaaatcccataaaaacaatagatatgcaaaggacctgtaggggggaaagagaaaaataaaaacaaacaacaagaagaaaaaaaataaagaaaaaagaaaaatcacaacatCATACTGCAAGGCAAGGAATCTCCAAGGGCCCCACtgagtttattttctattagCCATCTATTGATGGACATGTAGCCTACCCTTAAGAGCTTCCCCAATGAGACACCCTTGGataaactaaatttttatttgaagtgGTTATCAATTAGAGATAACTTCAAGGTTTGAGATAGGGACATACATCCACTTCTCCTCTTAGTTCTAGGACCCCCATCTAGTGCAGATGCAtgcagaccctgtgcatgctgccacagtctctgtgagttcatgccTACATTGGTCCCGTTGAGTTTAGAATgccctccatccccctctctcttacattctttctgcctcctctatcACAGTATTCCCTGAACCCTGAAAAGTGGGACTGGTAAAGATATTCTGCCTAAGGCTAAGTGTTCCAAAGTGTCTCACACTTTTCATAATGTCTAGTAGGCTCTAGGTCTCTTTAATTGTTCCCATCTGGTGCAGAAGTTCCCCTGATAatagctgagcaaggcactgatctatgaatatagaagACTATCATaaggaattattttattgctacattcctttGTAAAACAATAGCATTTGGTTTAGCCCTTGGGCTTTGTCCTACCTAGTCTCAGGTTTGTGGTAACCAAGCCACATTGGGTAGGGGGTTCTATCTCATCAGGCAAAAAGTATaagttttatattatgtatatcaCATTGTTCAGAGgcaaataaaatttatcattatTCACAGATAGCTGAATATATTTTGAGGATTTACAAAATTATCTTTAGAAAATTTCAATATAAATTCATGTTTGTCATGTCCTAAGTAGtaaaaaattttcatgtaaaaaaaTTCCAAACTGATTAGacataagacttttttttttaaatattctttatttacatgtaaatttctccattcccagtttctcctccaaaaaacaaagaaacaaacaaaaacaacaaaaacaaacccctgttgcctcccacttccccatgccagGGTGACATAagactttttattgttgtttgaatttgattattttataaaattcttttaaaatgcaacATATGTTCCTGAAAGATAGGGTGGATAACCNNNNNNNNNNNNNNNNNNNNNNNNNNNNNNNNNNNNNNNNNNNNNNNNNNNNNNNNNNNNNNNNNNNNNNNNNNNNNNNNNNNNNNNNNNaaaaaaaaaaaaaaaaaaaaagtcaatgaaatgatttctaatgatagtCTGCCATACTCACAGACTAAAGCCAATTGTCATCAGAGGGGgctcatccagcaactgatgagaGCAGATGCGGAGACCAACAGCCAATTATTAGGTGGAGATTAGGAACTCTGAgtaagaggagaaggaaagatgaAGGAGTCAGAGGGCTTGAGGGCACTTTGAGAACAAGGCCTCTAAGGTCCAGTGAACAGGGCTCACAGGAGCTTGCAGAGGGTTGCAGAGGCTTGGTGAAAATCAGGGagcacatttctttaggtgcttctcagccattcagtattcttcagttgagaattctttgtttatctctgtaccccaatttttaatagggttatttggttctttggagtctaacttcttgagttcaatgtatatattggatattagccctctattagtcatcagggaaatgcaaatcaaaacaaccctgagattccacctcacaccagtcaaaatggctaggatcaaaaactcaggtgacaacagatgttggcaaggatatggagaaaggggaacactccctTGTTggtggtggaattgcaagctggtacaaccactctgaaaatcagtctggcggttcctcagaaaattgaagatagtactacttgaggacccagctataccactcttaggcatatgcccaaaagatgctccaacgtataataaggacacacgcttcactatgttcatagaagccttatttataatagcaagaagctggaaacaacccagataatTTTCAgcgaggaatgaatacagaatatgtggtacatttacacaatggagtactacttagccattaaaaacaatggcttcatgaaatttacaggcaaatggatggaactagaaaatatcctgagtgaggtaacccagtcacaaaggaacacacatggtatgtactcactgataagtggatattaggtaaaaagcttagaatacccacaacacaactcacagatcatatgaaactcaagaaaatgaaagtgtggatgctttagtccttcttagaagggagaacaaaatactcatgggaggtagagggttgggggactttggaggaagagaagatggggagggggagaaaggggaaagattaggtatgggaggagaaaggggtgatatacagagggtcaggatattgaacagaggtgtgtagcaatggggggaTGTGCGGAACTGGGGGTAgctaccagaaagtcccagatgccaggaaagcaagagcctcccaggacccaacagggatgacattagcttaAATACCCAGCAAATaagagggagaacctgtagagaccatatccagaattTAGGCAAGGCCCCGGGGTTGAGGGATTAGGcctcccactcatctccaaaatttcaATGCAAAATTTCTCCTGCCTAAAGGAAATATGAGGACAAAATGTAGAgaatagactgaaggaaaggccatacagggactgccccacctgtggatccatctcagatacagacactaaacccagacactgttgctaaCGCAAAGAAAGGCTTGCTGACAGacgcctgatatagctatctcctgagagattctgccagagcctgatcaatATAGATagggatgctttcagccaaccatcaaactgagcacagggaccccagtggaggagttaggaaaaggaactggaggagctgaaggggtttgcaaacccataggaaaaacaatatcaaccaaccagaccccgcCCCCAGAGCTGCCAggaactaaacaaccaaccaaaggggacccatggctccagctacatatgtagcagaggatggctttatctgacatcagtgagaggggaggcctttggtcctgtgaaggctggatgccccagtgcaggAAAATGCTaaggaggtgaggtgggagtgtgtgggtgcgtgggggagcaccctcatagaaagtaggatgaggaggaagaagatagggggtttgcagaggggaaagggagaaaggggataacagttgaaatgtaaataaataaaatattcaataaaaaattgaaaaataatctggtcctggacttcttttgattttgagacTCTTAATTACTATTTCTATTTAATTAGAAGCTATGGTTCTACTTAAATTTCTTATGTAATTTTAAGTTTGATAAGTAGTACATACCAagaaaattatgtttcttttagattttccaatttggaaGAGTACCAGTTTTCAAAGTATATctttatgcatattttaaaagtataactctggatttcctcagtatctgtttttacattttcccttttcatttaattttttatttggatttttctttctcctctttttaataagaaaatcaaATCTCATTGATTATAAAGAAATAGCTctgtttcattgatttctttgtattgtattctttgtttgtttctattttattgatttgcaCTCCTGAGTATAGACTTAGATTATCCAAAACCTTCTATAATAAGGGCTCtgaaatgctttaacttcccttctagcctaccacccaccagaggtaatgggAAGGAAGGTTTAATAGGGCAAAGAGGGATGTGGatctatttagaaatagttcttttgaGCAATTCCAATCTTccttgtcaggatatcagcagttcagttcacacaaagcagcagcagtagctcaatccacttgcaaacactatTCATGACTCAGCAACAGCaggtcaatccagaagaaaccaaaaGGCTATGCCAAGTGACCCAAGTCTGTAGAAGAGGCAAGAAGCTGCTGGAATATCACAAGGAGTTCTTTGGTGCTTtgctctctacaaagtcacaacaaatgatgatcagcaaagaagTCAAGGTGAACCAATTCTACAGCATCATCATAGAAGACCAGCATCAGAGAAGACCAATATCAGAGAAGATTAGCATCCGCAAAATTCAACAAAGGCCAGCAAGGAATGGCAAGGCAAACCAGTGCCACACAGTTCATTCACTATCTGTTAGATTATATTTATACCTGtcccaaacatcacatgttctctcaagcttttgctctagcaaaacatcacatgtcctttttttcaagcagtttccagaaaaatacaagtctgttctcagcaaaacatcctctcataagacagtttccagaaaaacatcacataacacaactaagtctccaaagaaacaagaaatttccacttctcctgagtttgattatttctagtTGTCGATTCCCTTTCAGtgtcatttgttctttttctcccagagctttttaggtgtgctgttaaattacTAGTATAAAATCTCTCCAACTTTATTATGTAGGAATATAGAGCTGTGAAATTGCATCTTAGAATCgccttcattgtgtctcataagttttggtatgctgtgaattatttttcacttatttttagaaagtattaatttctttttttaacttctgtcttgacccattttttatTCAGCAATGAACTGTTAAATTTCAATGTGTTTGCATGcattctggtttttgttgttgctgctatttttggtatccagctttaatctgtcAGATAAGATGCAAGGTATTATTCTTGTGTCTTGTATGCAGGTtatcaattttcttgtatctgttgatacctGCATTGTATTCAAGTACAGTCAGTTTTGGGGGAGTTTCATGAGTTGCTAAGAGACAGGtataattttttgtgtgtttgggtgagATGTTATataagtatctttaaaaaaattaaaagtcgaCTTTGGGGAGAAAAATTACAGTACTCAAAAAGAAGCACTAGGAAAAGCAAAGCAGGAATATTAAAtacacagcattttcttttcaaagagagCGATGTCTAGCCTGTTTTTTCTCAGAAGGCTAGGAGCAGAGATGTTAAATAGCCTGCTGGCCTCTGAGCTATCTGTATAAACAGGACCTACCAGCTCTCTCACATCCATATCTTTGTTTATCTCAGTCAATCTATAGTTTCTCTTCCCCTAGACCCTTGTTGAAAGCAGTTTACCTTGAGACTGCTTCCTTAGTTAATTTATACAGCCTATCTTTATGGAAGATGTCGCTTGTACATTAGAAGAATTTTGATGTAGTTATATCTTAACCTTTATACACCCCAAAATGAGTCAGTTATCACCAGGAAAATTTTTCAAATTCTGCTATGCATAAATATGCCTAACATAAGTTAATCATTTTCAGACTCTTGAAGTTTGAATCAGCACTTGCTACTGAGTCATGTTGAACCAACTGCCTTCTTATCTCGCAGGGATCAATATCCTTGGTGGTCACAGAGACCCTTGAGCTATTGTACACAGAAATAGAGAACTCATTATATTTAATTAAgttattacaaaataatataataactTTTTTTGATGAAGAAGGTCATCAGGGAATAATGAGCCTGAATGTACAAACTACCAGGATtatgttattttcctttataaaatattagcatAAATTATCTTCTTGGATATTAATAAGCACTAGGTTTGGGGTATATCAATGAAAATGACACTACACTATTTGTGTCTCAACTTCCTCATTTATAAGTTTAATATGATATTAAAGTCACAAGATTATCATTAAGACTAAACATCATACAATGTTTATAtgttaataatagtaatattgtGAAGAATCATAAAAATACTTCTATTGAAATATGctatacataaagtaaaacagTTAAATTTCTGCTATTAGCATGCATTAGAAATCTCCATTCACTATTTTCTATCATAAGCAAGAAGCTCCCAGGATCCAACCGGGATTAAATTAACTGAAATACccagcaaaggggagagagaacctgtagagaccttGTCCAAAGGTTAGATGTGGTCCTggttgagggatagggccacccacccttctcaaattATTTTGATCAAAGAAATATGattcttcattttattgaaaatcgTACCCAGAGTAAAATCTTTTACAATGAACAAGTATCTTTTTATAGAAATTTATCTCGTTGGAAGACAATTTATAacatccatcactaattaagTGAGAGAACATCTTACATAGAGTCaacattttttccttctgttaaaGTTTAAcaccaaatttaaaataatggacTAAATGGAAAAGTTTATAAGTTGTCAAAACAAATTATAACTTGTGGGTTTTGAATTTTATAGAAATTGTTACTTCGAAGTAGAGACAtgataattttaaacatatattgaaCCACTTTTAGAATATAACCAAAAACCACTCAATTTAAGAAAGTATTGTCGCTCTGTTTGGGAACTTCCTGAACTAAATGAGACCCTATTACACGTGGGTCAGTGTGTAAAGGAGATTGCTGCCAAGGCCCAGAACCTGAGTTGGACTTCTAGGGTGCATAAGGTGAATGAGAGTTGAGTATTAGACAAAAATAGATATAATCTCTACtccatggtttgaatatgatcaGATTTCACCATCAAGTTCTCAGCCTTATAACGATAATCCCTTTCTGTCAACCTAATGAAGCATTCAAACAAGCCACATGACTCTTTTCAAGATGAACTTGAAGATTATATTAAAGTACAGAAAGCTAGAGGCTCAGAGCCAAAGACTTGTTTCAGAAGGATGAGAGGGGAGTATTTGGAAAGCTGTGGGTACAGAGAAGAGTTTGACTCCAGGCCCAGTTATAGTATGTTTGATCAAAGATTCCCATCTGAAACCAACCATTCCTACCCAAGATCATGCAGTAGTTCACAGACAGAAGAAGATCGTGTACCCCAGTGGTTACCAGCTCATGACAAGATAAGACTAAACTCTCTGAGCTACTGTCAATTTACCAGGGATGGCTTCTCAGAAAAAACAGTCCCCTTGAACCTTAGTCAGCAAGAATACAATTGTGGCTCATATAGTGTAGAATCTGTAGTGCACAGGCACCTCTGTTCAGATCACAGTACCATCGACCCTCAAGTCAGTCATAgacaaatgcaccagaagaggaaaagacatgtagaagagggcagagaaaggcaggaagaaaggccCAAACATGACAGGAAAAGGAGTTCTGAGGAAATGGATTTAAACAAACATAGGAGCatccagagaaagaaaacaaaggcagaaacagaaactCTACAAGATGGTACAGAAAAGCTTAagaatcaaaaagagaaaaaaaaaaacgagatgTATCATCTAAGAAAGAGGATCTTAAgcataggaaggaaaaaaaaggaacaagatgaagaaaggacagaggaggagaTGCTTTGGGACCAGTCTATCCTTGGATTTTGAAGCTCCTTAGATCTCCTGAGGCTCAACTGAAATAACAGTCAAGGAACTTGGTCTTATGTGCATTCATATTCATGTCACTTGAATATGGGGACAGAAGTTTCAACTTCTAACAAAGTGAACATGAAGTATTTAATGTGCTTACTTTCCAACATGGagattacttttctattttctaaaagaTGTATTAATTTTTCTTACATATGTTAGAATTTCCCTTTAAGAGAGTAGCTCTGCTTTTATTGACCAAATTGCTATGGTAGTGGAATTATTTTCCCTTGGgagatcatttatttaaaattggaGGATTAACTGATGACTTGTGGAATCTATTTCTTGGTtgggtttcttttaattttgagtcACATATTTTTATGCTCACTGGCTTTCTCTATGAAGCAATTTAGATTTCCCTTTTTAGATCTAACTTGCAATATATTTTCTGGGTTGAAGAGTGAAATAACATAATAATTTTATCCtacatatagttttaaaaagtttcagaGACTTCGCACAAAATCAGTTTatattctgaaaatgtttataataaagtATCTTaacttctgggaaaaaaaagaaagtattgtcTATCAAGTTATGCAAGGAGATTTTTTAATTGCACTAATATCTTTGCTTCAATAGCTATCATTCAACctgaaaattcacaaaatatatcTCTCATAACCAATTCAAGAAACTgcaaacttaaaatattttgctttacaAGAAATAtactattataatttatatttatcataCCTGTTCTAAGTCAAACAGAAGagcttagaaaaacaaaagaaatgcaaaacatAACAGGACATGAGGTCTTGGTGCCCCAGCTCTCTCTCAAAGCAAGCTGCCGAGTCCAGTTTGGTCCCGAGAATCCACATCACCCTTTCCCATACACTGGAGTTAAGAACGCAGTATCCCAATAAATTCTGTATTAATGACTCACAAACGAATATTGTCTAGCTATAATTTTAGATAGGGAAAACTAGAAAATTTATCAAGACATAGTTTGATATGAATGATGTGGATTTGCCATGCTAATCTTCCAATGTATTTGCCATGAGTAgactgatcttttaaaaaaatctatatccaAAATTGTATGCTATTTCATTTTCCATAACATTTAGATAGGCAATTATCATAAAAATTTATTGAGTACAAGTTTGGACAAAGTATTTGGGGTGGCAGAACACTATGAGAATGCAACCTATCTTTCATTGTTCATTTCATGAGGCCTCCATTTATTCATGATTATGGAAATCAGTGATTGAAGGAATCAAACATAAACATGTAGACTATTGAGCAAGAAAATGGTGCTATttcttacaaatatataaaaagactTTCAGTACTAAATATTCTTTATTGTAATTTTAACCTTCAGATAGTTTTAGAATGTAAAATTAGTTGCCTAACTTTTCATACtcatattagaaagaaaaacattgcaattttttctcatttatgaaGGTTTTACAATACATAAAATCATTTGAGACACCAGAAATAAAACTGTCTGGTAACAAGATAACCAATGCAAAGggacagaagaaacagaagagcagCAGAGGGTAATTATACTTAAAATACATGGTATAGTTGTACAAAACTAAAAGTCTTGATGAAACTTACCATAAGTATGCCAAAATTTTCAAGTGAACTGAAACAGAATTATTGAAATTTGTATGAGATGGAAAATGATGGTTATTTACAGATCTAGAACTTTTAAAATAGAGCATCAAAATTCTTCCAAGGCTCATAATTTTAATTAggattttattgtatgtgtataggtgttttatcagtatgtatttgtgtatgtgtcatTTGGCTATCTGgtgcctatgaaggccagaagtgGACATCAAATCACCTAGAATTGGATTTATTGACTATTTTGAACGTCCATGCCAGTGCAAGGAATCACTtctcctctggaagagtagtcaatgctcttaaccgctgagccttctATCCATAATTTTAATCAACTTACCACAATAAAGGAATTGACACATGAGGTTTTTGCTAATATTCTGCTTAAGTCAAGGTTTGCATTGTTacctaaaatatatttggaaCAGGTGCCAATGACCCTAACAGAGCAGTTGAGGGAGTATCACCCATGTCACAGATGGTGTTTTGTCAACTTTATGACAGGGCTTTCTAGATAAATAGTCTACTtctggactgaagagatggctcagttgtaaaTGTGGTCATCAGAGACCA includes:
- the LOC116102293 gene encoding LOW QUALITY PROTEIN: lysine-rich coiled-coil protein 1-like (The sequence of the model RefSeq protein was modified relative to this genomic sequence to represent the inferred CDS: deleted 3 bases in 2 codons) translates to MKHSNKPHDSFQDELEDYIKVQKARGSEPKTCFRRMRGEYLESCGYREEFDSRPSYSMFDQRFPSETNHSYPRSCSSSQTEEDRVPQWLPAHDKIRLNSLSYCQFTRDGFSEKTVPLNLSQQEYNCGSYSVESVVHRHLCSDHSTIDPQVSHRQMHQKRKRHVEEGRERQEERPKHDRKRSSEEMDLNKHRSIQRKKTKAETETLQDGTEKLKNQKEKKKRDVSSKKEDLKHRKEKKEQDEERTEEEMLWDQSILGF